The window CACGTACGCGGCGACGAACCAGAGCAGGCCGGCCTCATAGCCTCCGGTCGACGTCTTGGAGAACCCGAGCACCTGCGGGATCACGAAACCGCCGTACGCACCGAACGCGGACACGATCCCGAGGGCCGCGGCGGCGGTGCGCTGAGCGGAGACATCGCCGGCAGTGCTGTGCCCGTCGGCCGCGCCGAAGCGCAGCGCGAACAGGGTCGGGATCATCCGGTAGGTCGCGCCGTTGCCCGCACCGCTGGCCACGAAGAGCACCAGGAAGAAGGAGAGGAACAGCCAGAAGTTGTCGAGCGGCATGGTGAGCACGACGGCGAGTGCACCCAACGCCATGACCACGAACGCCGCGATCGTGATGACGCTCCCGCCGAAACGGTCGGCGAGCCGTCCGCCGAAGGGCCGCGCAAGCGAGCCGACCAGTGCCCCGAGGAAGGCGAGCGACAGCGTGGCCCCACCGATCGGCAACGCGCTGAACGCCGGGAATTGGTCGGCGATGAGTTTCGGGAACACTCCCGAGAACCCGATGAACGACCCGAACGTCCCGATGTAGAGCAGCGCCATCAGCCACAGTTCCGGCACCCGCAGAGCCGCGAACGACGCCTTCAGGTCGGAACGCGCGTTGCCGAGGTTGTCCATCCGCAGCCATGCGCCGACGATCGCCACCACGATCAACGGCACCCAGATCAGTCCCGCGAGGGGGAGCTGAAGCGACGCGCCGGCGCCGATGGTGATCACGATCGGCACGGCGAACTGCGCGACCGCAGCACCCAGATTGCCGCCGGCGGCGTTCAGGCCGAGTGCCCATCCCTTCTTCCGCTGAGGATAGAAGAACGTGATGTTCGCCATCGAGCTGGCGAAGTTTCCTCCGCCGAACCCGGCGAGCGCCGCTACGAGCAGCATCACCCCGAACGGCGTATTGGGATTCGCCACGCACACCGCCAACCCGATCGCGGGAACGAGCAGCAGGGCCGCGGAGATCATCGTCCAGTTGCGTCCGCCGAACTTCGGCACCATGAACGTGTACGGGAAGCGCAGCGTCGCCCCGACGAGGCTCGGCATCGAGATGAGCCAGAAGGTCTGGGTGGTGTCGAACGCGAAACCGGCGGCGGGCAGCGAGACCACCACGATCGACCAGAGCTGCCAGACGACGAAGCCGAGGAACTCGGCGAAGATCGACCAGCGCAGGTTGCGCTGTGCGATCGCGGCGCCCTGCTGCTGCCACTGGGACGGGTCCTCGGCGTCCCACCCGTCGATCCAGCGCCCGGAACGGAACGTGAGCACGGAAGCGGTCGCGGTGGCGGGAGACGTGGCAGCCGGATCGGTCGACGCCTCGGCGGGGGCGGGGACGGTGCTGGTCATCGATGGACCTCCTGAGGGTGGTGCCGGATGGACGGTGACTCCACGCTAGGAACGACGTGTTTCCGGCTTCCGCGCGTGACGTGAAGTCGGCGTAACGAACAGCTCTCGTCCGCCTCCCGCGTCTGTGAGGCGCACGAAACCCACCGTGATCCCGGCGCAACCAGCACGTCATCGTCGACCTCTAGCGTCGTGAGCATCCCGCCGGCCGATGGCCGGCCCCGAGGGAGGAGTGCCGCATGGAACCGCAGCCCCACACGGTCGAGAGCTACCGGGACGCCGTGCTGCGTCTGGTGAACGCTCTGCCGCCCGAGCACATCGCCCTCGATCAAGCACTGGGCCGCTCGACGGCGGAAGCGGTGACCGCGCGGCTCCCCGTGCCAGCCTTCGACAACGCAGCCATGGACGGCTACGCCGTGCGCTCACACGATGTCGCGAACGCGGACCGCGACCGCCCGGCGACGCTCACGCGCCTCTCGTACGTCAGGGCCGGCTCATCCCTCCCGCAAGCGCTGCACGCCGGAGAGGCGCGGCCCGTCATGACCGGCGCTCCCGTGCCACCGGGCGCCGACCTCGTGATCCCGGTCGAGTCCACGGCGAGCGGCCGCTTCGACGACAGCGCGACCGTGGAGGTGTGGCCCTCCGGCAGGGCGAACATCCGCCGCAGAGGGGAGGACATCGCCGCGGGCGCGCTCGTCATCCCGCGCGGGGCGACGCTCGGCCCCCGAGACCTGGCCCTGCTCGCGGCGACCGGGCACGACGGCGTGCTCGTGCACCGGAAGGCGCGCGTCGCGATCGTCGCGACGGGCGACGAGCTGTCCAGCTCTCTTCCCGACGGCGGCATCCCGGACTCCAACTCGGTCTACCTGCGCGCTGCGATCGCCTCCGTCGGCGCCGACATCGCGTCGACGCTGGTCGCCCGCGACGACGTCGCCGCCCTGCGGGAGGCGCTCGACACTGCCGCCCGCGACGCCGACCTGATCGTATCGACGGGAGGTGTCGGCCCGGGCACGCACGACCTCGCCGGCCGACTCGCGGCAGAGGCGCCCGGCGGCACGCTCGCCACGGTCGCCATGCGGCCGGGGCGACCGCAGGCGCACGCGACGTGGCGCGGCACCCCGTGGCTCGCCCTCCCCGGCAACCCGACCGCCGCCTTCGTCTCGTTCGAGGCGTTCGTTCGCCCCGTCCTCGGCCGGCTCGGAGGCGGCGCGGAGCATTCCGGCACCGCGGCCGAGACCGTCTCCGTCGGATGGGAGAGCCGCCCCGGCGCGGTTCGATTCGTCCCGCTCTCGGTCGGAGGAGACGCGGAGTCGGTCTCCGTCTCTCCGTTCGGCCCGCCGAGCCATGCGTCGCACTCGCTGTCCGCCATGTTCCGCGCGCCCCTCATTGCGATGCTCGGCGCCGAGACGGCCGACGTCCGGCCGGGGCAGCTCGTGCGCGTGATCGAGCCGGCATGAGGCCGGCGGCGATCATCCTGGCCGGCGGCCGGTCGCGCCGGATGGGTGTGCCGAAGCACTCCGTCTCGCTCGGCGGCCGCACGTTGGTCGAGCGTGTCCTCGACGCGGTAGCCCCCTTCCCCAGCGTGGTGGTCGGGCCGCTGGAACTCGGCGCTGCCGTCTCCCGCCACCCACAGGCGTCGCTGACGCGCGAGCGGCCTGCGTATTCCGGCCCGGTCGCCGCCATCGCCGCCGGCGTCGACGAACTGGATCGCCGCCGGATCGGCGCCGACACCGCCCTCATCCTCTCCTGCGATCTGGCATACCCCGTCGGGGCGCTAGGGCTGCTGCTGGAGGCAGCGCACACGCACCCCGACGCCGTCGTCCTGAGCGACTGCGGCCGCCCGCAGTGGCTCTGCGGGCTCTACCTCCTCGACCCGATCCGGGACGCGGTCGCCCGGCTGCGCTCCACATCATCGCTCGACTCGGCTCGCGTCAGCACGCTGTGCGAAGGCCTCGCGTTGCGGATGCTGGACGATGCGGCCGGCCTCAGCTTCGATATCGACACCCCCGCAGACCTGGCCGCCGCAATCAGCGAGGCGACAGGATGACGAGCCTCGAGCACTGGCTCGCCCGCCTGGACGACGCCCTCGGCACGGACGTGCCGCCGGAGATCGTGGCACCCCTCCTCGACCTCGCTCGCGACGCCGCCCATGCCGTCGCGCGTCCCGCAGCGCCCCTGACCGCGTTCGTGGTGGGCTATGCAGCGGGACGGACCGTCCCAGGCCGGTTCGACCCGGCGACGGTCCTCGCCTTGATCGACCGGGCGGCAGGACTCGCGAACGGGGAGGTCCCGATCGGTGGGTGATGAACAACGGCGAAGCACCGCTTCCAGACGAAGCGCGACGCCGAGTCGTACCTCGACTTCTGCGGAGGGCGTGGGATTCGAACCCACGAGACATTTCTGCCCACCAGTTTTCAAGACTGGCTCCATCGGCCGCTCGGACAGCCCTCCCGGCGCCGGGCGAACCCGGCGTCGCCCGATTCTAACGTCAGTCCTGGAAGGGCTTCGAGCAGGTGTACTGGGCGGCGGTCTGCCCGTGGACGTCCGACGGCAGCTGCACCGAACCATCCGCGGCCGGTGTGGATGCGCCGTCGCCGGTCGCGGGCGCCTGAGTGGCCGGGGCCTGCGTGGCGGGCGCCTGCGTCGCCGGAGCCTGCGTGGCCGGGGGCTGCGCCGCGGGAGCCTGCGGGGCCGGAGCATTCGGGTCCGCCTCGGAGCCGACGCCCGTGTCGCCGGTGAGGGAGACGGACTGGTCGTTCTGCAGGGCGCCCATCAGCTGGTCGGCGGCATCCTTCGTCGGGGAGACCCCGTCGACGTCATAGTGGTTGGGGTACTGCACGAAGACGACCTTGCTGATGTCGATGTTCTTCAGCGCCATGGCCATCGACACGATGGTGGTCGGGTTGTTGAGGCTGTCCGACAGCGTGATGTTGCTTGTGGCCGCCTTGGCGATGCCGTACAGCTTGACGGGGTTGCTCAGCACGTCGGCGCTCTTGATCGTGCGGACCAGCGAGGACAGGAACACCTGCTGGTTGCTGATGCGGCCGAGGTCGGAGCCGTCTCCGACGCCGTGACGCGTGCGCAGGAAGGCGAGCGCCTGCGAGCCCTGCAGCGTGTTCTGGCCGGCCTTCACGTTCAGGCCCGTGTACGGGTCCTCGATGTCGCCCGCGACGCAGACGGGCACGCCGCCGACCGCGTTCGACATCTCGATCACGCCGTCGAACTGGATCACACCGGCGTACGGGATGTCGAGGCCGGTCAGCTTCTCGACCGTCAGGACGGTGCACGCGAGCCCGCCGTAGCTCAGCGAGTTGTTGATCTTCTGCCGGCTCATCGCGTCGAAGCTGCCGCCCTTGGGGTCGGGGCACGACGGGATGGACACGTACATGTCGCGGGGGAAGCTGACGACCGTCGCGTTCTTGTGGTCCGCGGATACGTGCAGCAGCATCGTGACGTCGTTGAGGTTCTCGTCGCGGTCGCCGTAGGCGGTGTTGCCACCACCCGAGTCGCTGCCGGCGAGCAGCACGTTGAATGCGCCGTTCATGGCACCGACGCTGGGCGTCACCTCGTTGCCCTTGGCGTCGACCAGCTTGACCGACTTCTTGACGCTGGACACCACATCCACCGCCGCGTACGCCGCGAGCGAGACGCCGGTGACGCCGACGACGGCGATGACCGCGACGACGATCTTGAGGAGTGCCTTGAGCGGATGGTGCTGCTTCAGTCGACCGTGGCGGACCGCTGGTCCTGCCGCCTTCTCCTGCGCTCGCGCTTGCGCGCGGGTGTGCATCTCGCTCATTCACTTCCTTCCGGCTGGGACGTGTTCACGTTCACAG is drawn from Leifsonia shinshuensis and contains these coding sequences:
- a CDS encoding MFS transporter, translating into MTSTVPAPAEASTDPAATSPATATASVLTFRSGRWIDGWDAEDPSQWQQQGAAIAQRNLRWSIFAEFLGFVVWQLWSIVVVSLPAAGFAFDTTQTFWLISMPSLVGATLRFPYTFMVPKFGGRNWTMISAALLLVPAIGLAVCVANPNTPFGVMLLVAALAGFGGGNFASSMANITFFYPQRKKGWALGLNAAGGNLGAAVAQFAVPIVITIGAGASLQLPLAGLIWVPLIVVAIVGAWLRMDNLGNARSDLKASFAALRVPELWLMALLYIGTFGSFIGFSGVFPKLIADQFPAFSALPIGGATLSLAFLGALVGSLARPFGGRLADRFGGSVITIAAFVVMALGALAVVLTMPLDNFWLFLSFFLVLFVASGAGNGATYRMIPTLFALRFGAADGHSTAGDVSAQRTAAAALGIVSAFGAYGGFVIPQVLGFSKTSTGGYEAGLLWFVAAYVVFLAITVGVALRGRRRGVRI
- the glp gene encoding gephyrin-like molybdotransferase Glp, translating into MEPQPHTVESYRDAVLRLVNALPPEHIALDQALGRSTAEAVTARLPVPAFDNAAMDGYAVRSHDVANADRDRPATLTRLSYVRAGSSLPQALHAGEARPVMTGAPVPPGADLVIPVESTASGRFDDSATVEVWPSGRANIRRRGEDIAAGALVIPRGATLGPRDLALLAATGHDGVLVHRKARVAIVATGDELSSSLPDGGIPDSNSVYLRAAIASVGADIASTLVARDDVAALREALDTAARDADLIVSTGGVGPGTHDLAGRLAAEAPGGTLATVAMRPGRPQAHATWRGTPWLALPGNPTAAFVSFEAFVRPVLGRLGGGAEHSGTAAETVSVGWESRPGAVRFVPLSVGGDAESVSVSPFGPPSHASHSLSAMFRAPLIAMLGAETADVRPGQLVRVIEPA
- a CDS encoding molybdenum cofactor guanylyltransferase → MRPAAIILAGGRSRRMGVPKHSVSLGGRTLVERVLDAVAPFPSVVVGPLELGAAVSRHPQASLTRERPAYSGPVAAIAAGVDELDRRRIGADTALILSCDLAYPVGALGLLLEAAHTHPDAVVLSDCGRPQWLCGLYLLDPIRDAVARLRSTSSLDSARVSTLCEGLALRMLDDAAGLSFDIDTPADLAAAISEATG
- a CDS encoding DUF6457 domain-containing protein, with the translated sequence MTSLEHWLARLDDALGTDVPPEIVAPLLDLARDAAHAVARPAAPLTAFVVGYAAGRTVPGRFDPATVLALIDRAAGLANGEVPIGG
- a CDS encoding LCP family protein produces the protein MSEMHTRAQARAQEKAAGPAVRHGRLKQHHPLKALLKIVVAVIAVVGVTGVSLAAYAAVDVVSSVKKSVKLVDAKGNEVTPSVGAMNGAFNVLLAGSDSGGGNTAYGDRDENLNDVTMLLHVSADHKNATVVSFPRDMYVSIPSCPDPKGGSFDAMSRQKINNSLSYGGLACTVLTVEKLTGLDIPYAGVIQFDGVIEMSNAVGGVPVCVAGDIEDPYTGLNVKAGQNTLQGSQALAFLRTRHGVGDGSDLGRISNQQVFLSSLVRTIKSADVLSNPVKLYGIAKAATSNITLSDSLNNPTTIVSMAMALKNIDISKVVFVQYPNHYDVDGVSPTKDAADQLMGALQNDQSVSLTGDTGVGSEADPNAPAPQAPAAQPPATQAPATQAPATQAPATQAPATGDGASTPAADGSVQLPSDVHGQTAAQYTCSKPFQD